A genomic window from Candidatus Methylacidiphilum fumarolicum includes:
- the rpmC gene encoding 50S ribosomal protein L29, whose translation MKSKNLLTELRSLGKQELLVKEQECREELFRLRMQKSTAQLEKPSRIKELKKMIARIKTVSKQKFAEEGK comes from the coding sequence ATGAAAAGCAAAAATCTGCTCACTGAATTAAGATCGCTAGGAAAGCAGGAGCTTTTAGTTAAAGAACAGGAATGCCGAGAGGAACTTTTTCGGTTGCGAATGCAAAAATCAACGGCTCAGCTGGAAAAGCCATCACGCATCAAGGAATTAAAAAAGATGATAGCACGGATTAAAACGGTATCTAAGCAGAAGTTTGCAGAAGAAGGTAAGTAA
- the rpsQ gene encoding 30S ribosomal protein S17 has protein sequence MELKTVANEKVVSKRKPKEKIGTVVSTKMAKTAVVLVSRHKSHPLYKKVVLVRKKFYAHDEEGIAKEGDKVRIQECRPLSRLKRWKVVEVLKS, from the coding sequence ATGGAACTCAAAACTGTTGCCAATGAGAAAGTTGTATCTAAAAGAAAACCGAAGGAGAAGATCGGCACGGTGGTATCGACGAAAATGGCGAAAACTGCTGTAGTCCTTGTATCTAGACATAAGTCCCACCCTTTATATAAAAAGGTTGTTTTGGTGCGAAAAAAGTTTTATGCACATGATGAAGAGGGGATTGCTAAAGAAGGAGATAAAGTTCGAATTCAAGAGTGTCGCCCACTGAGTCGCTTGAAGAGATGGAAAGTTGTAGAGGTTTTAAAATCATAG
- the rplN gene encoding 50S ribosomal protein L14, translating to MLQIRSWLEVADNTGAKKATMIGVVGRKTLIARVGDIITASVKDAIPNGSVKKGEVVRAVVVRTKSPIRRSDGSYLKFDNNAIVIIDKESNPKGTRIFGPVARELREKNFIKILSLAPEVV from the coding sequence ATGCTTCAGATACGTAGCTGGTTAGAGGTTGCTGATAACACAGGAGCAAAAAAAGCGACCATGATCGGAGTTGTTGGTAGAAAAACATTGATTGCAAGAGTGGGGGATATTATTACTGCTTCGGTGAAAGATGCCATTCCTAATGGATCGGTAAAAAAGGGAGAGGTTGTAAGAGCAGTGGTAGTACGGACTAAAAGCCCGATTAGGAGAAGTGATGGTTCGTATCTTAAATTTGATAATAATGCTATCGTCATCATCGATAAAGAATCTAATCCTAAAGGAACTCGAATATTTGGTCCTGTAGCTCGGGAATTGCGCGAAAAGAATTTTATAAAGATTCTTTCCCTTGCGCCGGAGGTAGTATGA
- the rplX gene encoding 50S ribosomal protein L24, whose amino-acid sequence MKKRGQKKCIVPLKKFPVKRGDEVIVISGSERGKKGKVLQVLREKSKVIVEGIRMMKKAVRPTQENPQGGIIEKEAPISISNVMIFSRWEERQKKKKSASTTEA is encoded by the coding sequence ATGAAGAAAAGGGGACAAAAAAAGTGTATTGTTCCATTAAAAAAATTTCCTGTAAAACGGGGAGATGAGGTTATCGTTATATCGGGCAGTGAGCGTGGCAAAAAGGGGAAAGTCTTGCAGGTTCTCAGGGAAAAAAGTAAAGTCATAGTGGAAGGAATTAGGATGATGAAAAAAGCCGTGCGGCCTACCCAAGAGAATCCACAAGGAGGTATTATTGAAAAAGAAGCGCCCATTTCAATTTCAAACGTTATGATTTTTTCGAGATGGGAAGAAAGACAGAAAAAAAAGAAGAGCGCTTCAACAACTGAAGCATGA
- the rplE gene encoding 50S ribosomal protein L5 produces MKSDMPTFWKAYKEIVVPHLISLNNYKNIHEVPKIVKITINCCVGSSGDIKVALEEAVKELALITGQQPVKTRAKKSISNFKLRKGQEIGCMVTLRGARMYEFLERFVWAALPRVRDFRGLPTRSFDSQGNYTIGIKDHTIFPEVDIENIKRNLGFDLTIVTTAKTKKEAIDLLSAMGFPFIGEKNKPLVLSA; encoded by the coding sequence ATGAAAAGTGATATGCCCACCTTTTGGAAAGCGTACAAGGAAATAGTGGTTCCTCATTTGATTTCTTTAAATAACTATAAGAATATCCATGAGGTGCCAAAAATAGTAAAAATCACCATTAATTGTTGTGTGGGTTCCTCAGGGGATATAAAAGTAGCCTTAGAGGAAGCAGTTAAGGAACTTGCATTAATAACAGGACAGCAGCCAGTAAAGACGAGAGCGAAAAAAAGTATTTCCAATTTTAAATTAAGAAAAGGTCAAGAGATTGGCTGTATGGTAACATTGAGAGGAGCGAGAATGTACGAGTTTTTGGAAAGATTTGTCTGGGCGGCTTTACCCAGAGTCAGGGATTTTAGGGGTCTTCCTACTCGTTCCTTTGATTCTCAGGGTAATTATACAATAGGGATTAAAGATCACACAATTTTTCCTGAAGTAGATATTGAAAACATTAAGAGGAATCTAGGATTTGACCTGACGATTGTCACCACTGCGAAGACAAAGAAAGAGGCAATCGATCTTCTTTCGGCGATGGGTTTTCCGTTCATTGGAGAAAAGAATAAACCGCTCGTTTTATCTGCTTAA
- a CDS encoding type Z 30S ribosomal protein S14 produces the protein MATKAWIAKQKRKPKFSTRKYNRCKISGRRRAYMRKFGLSRIQFRELASWGEIPGVIKASW, from the coding sequence ATGGCTACCAAAGCGTGGATAGCAAAGCAAAAGAGAAAACCAAAATTTAGTACAAGAAAGTATAATCGATGCAAAATCTCAGGGAGGCGGAGGGCTTATATGAGGAAATTTGGGCTTAGCAGGATTCAATTTAGAGAATTAGCGTCATGGGGAGAAATTCCTGGGGTAATTAAAGCTAGTTGGTAA
- the rpsH gene encoding 30S ribosomal protein S8, with the protein MTTDPIADFCSALQNAAYAKKRELTVPYSRIKEQIAKVMLDEGYLEKFEKIASGKNIFVLKLTIKDPALITKIKRISKPGLRQYVGFKEIPNILRGLGICVLSTSKGIMAGHKAKKMRMGGELLLSIY; encoded by the coding sequence ATGACAACGGATCCTATTGCTGATTTCTGTTCTGCATTGCAAAATGCTGCATATGCGAAGAAAAGAGAGTTAACTGTTCCTTATTCTCGGATTAAAGAGCAGATCGCTAAAGTGATGCTGGATGAGGGTTATTTAGAAAAATTTGAAAAAATAGCAAGTGGTAAAAATATATTTGTGTTGAAGCTAACTATCAAAGATCCGGCTCTTATAACCAAAATAAAAAGGATAAGTAAACCTGGATTACGACAGTATGTTGGATTTAAAGAAATTCCCAATATATTAAGAGGCTTAGGAATTTGCGTCCTTTCTACATCGAAAGGAATAATGGCAGGTCATAAAGCAAAGAAAATGCGAATGGGGGGAGAACTTTTGTTATCGATTTATTAA
- the rplF gene encoding 50S ribosomal protein L6 gives MSRIGKMPIKLPAELQVTIDKNVVTFEGKKGKLSHPLPDFLKVHKRDNTLVVENVSESREAKAMHGLHRSLLYNALVGVQEGFQKKLEINGIGFKASVEGRKLVMQLGFSHPVVYEIPEGVTVKVQDNTKLTVEGIDKCLVGAVAADIRGFYPPEPYKGKGIRYAGEQIRRKAGKTAQK, from the coding sequence ATGTCAAGAATTGGAAAGATGCCTATCAAATTGCCGGCTGAGTTACAAGTAACTATCGATAAGAATGTTGTAACTTTTGAAGGGAAAAAGGGGAAACTTTCTCATCCATTGCCCGACTTTTTGAAAGTTCATAAGCGTGATAATACTTTAGTGGTGGAAAATGTATCGGAAAGTCGCGAGGCGAAGGCGATGCATGGATTGCATAGATCCCTACTGTATAATGCCCTAGTAGGAGTTCAGGAGGGTTTTCAAAAAAAATTGGAAATAAACGGTATTGGCTTTAAAGCTTCGGTTGAAGGAAGAAAGTTAGTGATGCAATTAGGCTTCTCTCATCCTGTAGTTTATGAAATACCCGAAGGAGTAACGGTAAAAGTTCAAGATAATACAAAGTTGACAGTAGAAGGGATTGATAAATGTTTAGTAGGGGCGGTAGCAGCGGATATTCGAGGGTTTTATCCTCCGGAGCCCTATAAGGGAAAAGGAATAAGATATGCTGGTGAACAAATCCGAAGAAAAGCGGGGAAGACCGCTCAAAAATAG